The following coding sequences lie in one Xiphophorus maculatus strain JP 163 A chromosome 4, X_maculatus-5.0-male, whole genome shotgun sequence genomic window:
- the cog4 gene encoding conserved oligomeric Golgi complex subunit 4, translating to MADSVALVAKRCDSGSLSSVSMETISGLTELDDLERVYQQLCTEETEVDAELDRLVGQEGSIHTKMLALQRMGPNLQLIGGDASQLSGMITFTCSLAENVSRKVRQLDLAKTRLYNVIQRADDILDLKFCTDGVQTALRNEDYEQAAAHIHRYLSLDQSVIELSRQGEESSAVDASLVMLQEAEQKLKVIVAEKLDEAVAAVDLAQVERFFKIFPLLGLHQQGLARFGQYLCSQLASKAEENLLLATGGDLGEKRALLIFADTLTLLLEGIARVVETHQPIVETYYGPGHLYTLITHLQQECDRQAQKIVDKFIQQRGYHNKFQIVQTSMMKSVPGERIEPRELDPVLTEVTLMNARAELYLRFLRRRIMADFEVGDGQSITPEHQQNVEKLIKHCLLSTRMQELIGYYIPMEEYYMRESVNKAVTMDTYEKGQLTSSMVDDCFYIVKKCISRALSSSNIDCLCAMINHANSLLESDFREVLYNKLRQGFPATTLQDIQRGVSSAVSLMQSSLQQGKFNTLGIESTENAKAAFLATLNNVEVCSENITTLKRNLENDCSKLFSQGVGSGEKAKIESCLSDLIGTSAKFKDLLQEGLTELNTTAVKPQVKPWISSFLSISHNIEEEEFNDYEANDPWVQQLIVNLEQLMAEFKTALSPVIYDTLTSLMTSLISVELEKTVLKCSFSRLGGLQFDKELRSLVAYLTTVTTWTIRDKFARLTQMATILNLERVTEILDYWGPNSGPLTWRLTPAEVRQVLALRIDFRSEDIKRLRL from the exons ATGGCTGACAGCGTAGCTTTGGTAGCCAAAAGATGCGACTCGGGCTCTTTGTCGTCTGTGAGCATGGAGACCATCTCCGGGCTGACGGAGCTGGACGACCTGGAGCGGGTTTACCAGCAGCTCTGTACCGAGGAG ACAGAAGTGGATGCTGAGCTCGACAGGCTGGTGGGACAGGAGGGGAGCATTCACACAAAGATGCTGGCACTGCAGAGGATGGG ACCGAATCTACAGCTGATTGGAGGAGATGCCAGCCAGCTGTCAGGCATGATCACTTTCACCTGCAGTCTGGCTGAAAATGTCAGCCGAAAAGTCAGACAGCTAGACCTGGCAAAA acCCGGCTTTATAACGTCATCCAGCGAGCTGACGACATCCTGGACCTGAAGTTCTGCACTGACGGCGTTCAGACGGCGCTGCGTAACGAAGACTATGAACAGGCGGCTGCTCACATCCACCGCTACCTTTCTCTGGACCAATCAGTGATTGAGTTGAGCCGTCAGGGAGAAGAAA GCAGCGCTGTGGACGCCAGTCTGGTGATGCTGCAGGAGGCGGAGCAGAAGCTGAAGGTGATCGTGGCAGAGAAGCTCGATGAGGCTGTAGCAGCCGTCGACCTGGCTCAAGTGGAGAGGTTCTTCAAGATCTTCCCTCTGCTGGGCCTCCACCAGCAGGGTCTGGCCCGGTTCGGCCAGTACCTGTGCAGTCAG CTCGCCTCCAAAGCTGAGGAGAACCTGCTGTTGGCGACAGGAGGCGATCTGGGAGAGAAGAGAGCTCTGCTGATATTTGCAGACACTTTGACGCTGCTGCTGGAAG GCATCGCTCGTGTCGTTGAGACTCATCAGCCCATAGTGGAGACGTATTACGGTCCGGGCCATCTGTACACCCTCATCACTCACCTGCAGCAGGAATGCGACCGTCAGGCCCAGAAAATTGTTGATAAGTTCATCCAGCAGAGAGGATACCACAACAAG TTCCAGATTGTCCAGACCAGCATGATGAAGAGCGTTCCAGGGGAGAGGATCGAGCCGAG GGAGCTGGACCCCGTGCTGACAGAAGTAACGCTGATGAACGCCAGGGCGGAGCTGTACCTGCGCTTCCTGCGTCGCCGCATAATGGCCGACTTTGAGGTTGGAGATGGTCAGAGCATCACACCAG AGCACCAGCAGAATGTGGAGAAGCTAATCAAGCACTGTTTGCTGAGCACCAGGATGCAGGAGCTGATTGGATATTACATCCCAATGGAGGAGTACTACATGAGAGAGTCGGTCAACAAG GCTGTTACCATGGATACTTACGAGAAGGGTCAGCTGACCAGCAGCATGGTGGACGACTGTTTCTACATCGTTAAAAAGTGCATCAGCAGAGCGTTGTCCAGCTCCAACATCGACTGCCTCTGCGCCATGATCAACCACGCCAACTCTCTGCTGGAGTCAGACTTCAG AGAGGTGTTGTACAACAAGCTGCGGCAGGGCTTCCCGGCCACAACGCTTCAGGACATCCAGCGGGGCGTCAGCAGCGCCGTCAGCCTGATGCAGAGCAGCTTGCAGCAGGGCAAGTTTAACACGCTGGGCATTGAGAGCACCGAAAACGCCAAGGCTGCCTTCCTG GCCACTCTGAATAACGTGGAGGTTTGCAGTGAGAATATCACAACGCTAAAGAGAAACCTAGAG AACGACTGCTCCAAGCTGTTCAGCCAGGGAGTCGGATCTGGTGAAAAAGCAAAGATTGAAAGCTGCTTGTCCGACCTCATCGGCACTTCTGCAAAGTTCAAGGATCTATTACAG gaGGGTCTAACAGAGTTGAACACGACAGCTGTAAAGCCTCAAGTCAAGCCCTGGATCAGCAGCTTTCTATCCATCTCCCACAACATAGAGGAG GAAGAGTTTAATGACTATGAAGCTAACGACCCCTGGGTGCAGCAGCTCATCGTTAACCTGGAGCAGCTCATGGCAGAGTTCAAG ACGGCCCTCAGTCCTGTCATCTACGACACTCTGACCAGCCTGATGACCAGCCTGATCTCTGTAGAGCTGGAGAAAACCGTGCTCAAATGCTCCTTCAGCAGG CTGGGAGGGCTGCAGTTTGATAAAGAGCTGCGGTCTCTGGTGGCGTACCTCACCACGGTCACCACCTGGACCATCAGAGACAAGTTCGCTCGCCTCACGCAGATGGCCACCATCCTCAACCTGGAGCGG GTGACTGAGATCTTGGACTACTGGGGTCCTAACTCAGGCCCACTGACATGGCGGCTGACCCCCGCCGAGGTGCGTCAGGTTCTGGCTTTGCGGATCGACTTCAGAAGCGAAGATATCAAGAGGCTGCGACTCTAG
- the LOC102227966 gene encoding uncharacterized protein LOC102227966 isoform X1, protein MGPRKVKLDTYRKRSVVWSFFTDIDEGSVQCVLCNRYLHKKEHGSTTPMLRHLRLKHPTQVYRGMERDHGAAASHDHQHMEIDDEQIISVVVSVDDDESNTRTTPNDSDPSTAVSGLCETSPRGSLAHLIHEDDLGHIPNKQSRRRSLIWRLFEHLDNLNAARCRICMKKLHKSGGISNLRRHLVKRHPKVLSELLSTNHRPAVPSQDLNVASVSRESYIGTEPHPVKLVLDDGESHIMTTLNETDIPAINKLPGIPQGESAEKIIEAEDSNGDGTGGTMWDSGQKWFPVEVRVEDDSSDVMTPSIEPDAGHIINDNPDSLQEGLAQEAFHSEAGENSSERPQTKDRRRSVIWRHFERLESSEAAQCRICMRKLQCYDSGCTGNLHRHLSKRHPKVFSELGSNSLKQLSPDSNGHCGATESPLIKHELSVRPSFPSAGLKISRHPEVEVRVFERELELIEALRRTQREEAQALQQQRELLERLQTVGAREAAAERETIESLRKAQQEEADELIRQREEMEKEKAELRKKWEELYQEKKEFSFLSKSKVTH, encoded by the exons ATGGGACCCCGAAAGGTAAAGCTGGACACATACCGTAAGAGAAGCGTGGTGTGGAGCTTTTTTACAGATATAGACGAAGGGTCGGTGCAGTGTGTGCTGTGTAATCGTTACCTTCATAAAAAGGAGCACGGCTCCACCACTCCGATGCTAAGACATCTGCGCCTCAAACACCCCACACAGGTCTACAGAGGGATGGAAAGAGACCACGGAGCTGCCGCCAGCCACGACCACCAGCATATGGAAATAGATGATGAACAGATCATCTCTG ttgtagTGTCAGTGGATGACGACGAATCCAACACCAGGACCACCCCGAATGATTCTGACCCCAGCACTGCTGTCAGTGGCCTCTGTGAGACTTCACCACGAGGCTCGCTAGCTCATCTTATACATGAAGATGATCTTGGCCACATTCCCAACAAGCAGTCGCGCAGGCGCAGCTTGATTTGGAGACTGTTTGAACATTTGGACAACTTGAACGCCGCTCGCTGCCGCATTTGCATGAAAAAGTTGCACAAAAGTGGCGGCATTAGCAACCTTCGTCGACACTTGGTAAAGAGGCACCCAAAGGTGCTTTCAGAGCTGCTGTCCACCAACCACCGCCCTGCTGTGCCCTCACAGGATCTAAATGTAGCCAGTGTCTCTCGTGAATCCTACATAGGAACAGAGCCCCATCCAG TAAAATTGGTTTTGGATGATGGGGAATCTCACATTATGACCACACTGAATGAAACTGATATTCCAGCGATAAACAAGCTTCCAGGCATACCACAAGGAGAATCAGCTGAGAAAATAATAGAAGCAGAG gatTCAAATGGTGATGGAACGGGGGGAACCATGTGGGACAGTGGACAGAAATGGTTTCCGG TGGAAGTTAGAGTGGAGGACGACAGCTCCGACGTCATGACCCCTTCTATCGAACCTGATGCCGGTCATATCATAAATGACAATCCCGACTCTTTGCAAGAAGGTTTGGCACAAGAAGCGTTTCATTCAGAGGCAGGTGAAAACTCCTCTGAGAGACCGCAGACCAAAGACCGCAGAAGGAGCGTGATCTGGAGGCACTTTGAGAGATTAGAGAGTTCAGAAGCAGCTCAGTGTCGCATTTGTATGAGGAAGCTGCAGTGCTACGACAGCGGCTGCACCGGTAATCTGCATCGGCATCTGTCAAAAAGACACCCGAAGGTGTTTTCTGAGCTGGGATCCAACTCACTCAAACAGTTGTCACCCGACTCAAATGGCCATTGTGGAGCAACCGAAAGTCCgttaataaaacatgaactgtCAG TGAGACCGTCTTTCCCTTCAGCTGGACTGAAGATCTCCAGGCACCCAGAGGTGGAGGTCAGGGTTTTTGAACGGGAGCTGGAGCTGATTGAAGCTCTGAGAAGAACGCAGAGGGAGGAGGCTCaggctctgcagcagcagcgggaGCTGCTGGAAAGGCTGCAGACAGTCGGCGCCAGAGAAGCCGCTGCAGAGAGGGAGACAATCGAGTCGCTGAGGAAAGCCCAGCAGGAGGAAGCCGACGAGTTGATCCGACAGAGAGAGGAGATGGAGAAGGAAAAGGCAGAGCTGCGGAAGAAGTGGGAAGAGCTCTACCAGGAAAAGAAAGAATTCTCTTTTCTCTCCAAAAGCAAAGTGACCCACTGA
- the LOC102227966 gene encoding uncharacterized protein LOC102227966 isoform X3, translating to MGPRKVYRGMERDHGAAASHDHQHMEIDDEQIISVVVSVDDDESNTRTTPNDSDPSTAVSGLCETSPRGSLAHLIHEDDLGHIPNKQSRRRSLIWRLFEHLDNLNAARCRICMKKLHKSGGISNLRRHLVKRHPKVLSELLSTNHRPAVPSQDLNVASVSRESYIGTEPHPVKLVLDDGESHIMTTLNETDIPAINKLPGIPQGESAEKIIEAEDSNGDGTGGTMWDSGQKWFPVEVRVEDDSSDVMTPSIEPDAGHIINDNPDSLQEGLAQEAFHSEAGENSSERPQTKDRRRSVIWRHFERLESSEAAQCRICMRKLQCYDSGCTGNLHRHLSKRHPKVFSELGSNSLKQLSPDSNGHCGATESPLIKHELSVRPSFPSAGLKISRHPEVEVRVFERELELIEALRRTQREEAQALQQQRELLERLQTVGAREAAAERETIESLRKAQQEEADELIRQREEMEKEKAELRKKWEELYQEKKEFSFLSKSKVTH from the exons ATGGGACCCCGAAAG GTCTACAGAGGGATGGAAAGAGACCACGGAGCTGCCGCCAGCCACGACCACCAGCATATGGAAATAGATGATGAACAGATCATCTCTG ttgtagTGTCAGTGGATGACGACGAATCCAACACCAGGACCACCCCGAATGATTCTGACCCCAGCACTGCTGTCAGTGGCCTCTGTGAGACTTCACCACGAGGCTCGCTAGCTCATCTTATACATGAAGATGATCTTGGCCACATTCCCAACAAGCAGTCGCGCAGGCGCAGCTTGATTTGGAGACTGTTTGAACATTTGGACAACTTGAACGCCGCTCGCTGCCGCATTTGCATGAAAAAGTTGCACAAAAGTGGCGGCATTAGCAACCTTCGTCGACACTTGGTAAAGAGGCACCCAAAGGTGCTTTCAGAGCTGCTGTCCACCAACCACCGCCCTGCTGTGCCCTCACAGGATCTAAATGTAGCCAGTGTCTCTCGTGAATCCTACATAGGAACAGAGCCCCATCCAG TAAAATTGGTTTTGGATGATGGGGAATCTCACATTATGACCACACTGAATGAAACTGATATTCCAGCGATAAACAAGCTTCCAGGCATACCACAAGGAGAATCAGCTGAGAAAATAATAGAAGCAGAG gatTCAAATGGTGATGGAACGGGGGGAACCATGTGGGACAGTGGACAGAAATGGTTTCCGG TGGAAGTTAGAGTGGAGGACGACAGCTCCGACGTCATGACCCCTTCTATCGAACCTGATGCCGGTCATATCATAAATGACAATCCCGACTCTTTGCAAGAAGGTTTGGCACAAGAAGCGTTTCATTCAGAGGCAGGTGAAAACTCCTCTGAGAGACCGCAGACCAAAGACCGCAGAAGGAGCGTGATCTGGAGGCACTTTGAGAGATTAGAGAGTTCAGAAGCAGCTCAGTGTCGCATTTGTATGAGGAAGCTGCAGTGCTACGACAGCGGCTGCACCGGTAATCTGCATCGGCATCTGTCAAAAAGACACCCGAAGGTGTTTTCTGAGCTGGGATCCAACTCACTCAAACAGTTGTCACCCGACTCAAATGGCCATTGTGGAGCAACCGAAAGTCCgttaataaaacatgaactgtCAG TGAGACCGTCTTTCCCTTCAGCTGGACTGAAGATCTCCAGGCACCCAGAGGTGGAGGTCAGGGTTTTTGAACGGGAGCTGGAGCTGATTGAAGCTCTGAGAAGAACGCAGAGGGAGGAGGCTCaggctctgcagcagcagcgggaGCTGCTGGAAAGGCTGCAGACAGTCGGCGCCAGAGAAGCCGCTGCAGAGAGGGAGACAATCGAGTCGCTGAGGAAAGCCCAGCAGGAGGAAGCCGACGAGTTGATCCGACAGAGAGAGGAGATGGAGAAGGAAAAGGCAGAGCTGCGGAAGAAGTGGGAAGAGCTCTACCAGGAAAAGAAAGAATTCTCTTTTCTCTCCAAAAGCAAAGTGACCCACTGA
- the thap11 gene encoding THAP domain-containing protein 11: MPGFTCCVPGCYNNSHRDKDLRFYTFPKDPALREQWLRNISRAGVSGCFSTFQPTTGHRVCSVHFAGGRKTYIVRVPSLFPLRGVNERRSRRGRARKLTNSAPAPGIVATSVLGNTAGVVEGTIGGEVGDDSITVVQIGNNGEYLGTARLPAQAEGPCNCTPQSLVELKVEDLTADSGANQQQLSVQYLSVTSSPLDHSYSLTTGTTSAELLRKLNEQRDIIALMEVKMKEMKATIRQLRVAEAKLQEEVRERDRLLSSSPMSGNARKKN; this comes from the coding sequence ATGCCCGGGTTCACCTGCTGTGTCCCCGGCTGCTACAACAACTCGCACCGGGACAAGGACCTGCGCTTTTATACGTTCCCCAAGGACCCCGCTCTGAGGGAGCAGTGGCTGCGGAACATCTCCCGGGCCGGGGTCAGCGGCTGCTTCAGCACCTTCCAGCCCACCACCGGCCACCGCGTCTGCAGCGTGCACTTCGCCGGCGGAAGGAAGACTTACATCGTCCGGGTGCCGTCTCTCTTCCCCCTGCGGGGCGTCAATGAGCGCAGGAGTCGGCGGGGCAGAGCGAGGAAGTTGACCAACTCGGCCCCTGCCCCCGGGATCGTCGCCACCAGCGTGCTGGGGAACACGGCGGGCGTCGTCGAGGGCACCATCGGAGGAGAGGTCGGCGACGACAGCATCACCGTGGTTCAGATAGGCAACAACGGGGAGTACTTGGGCACGGCGCGGCTTCCCGCGCAGGCAGAGGGACCCTGTAACTGCACCCCGCAGAGTCTGGTGGAGCTTAAAGTTGAAGACCTAACCGCGGACTCCGGGGccaaccagcagcagctgtctGTCCAGTACCTGAGTGTGACCAGCAGCCCGCTGGACCACTCGTACTCCCTGACCACCGGCACGACGTCTGCGGAGCTGCTGCGGAAGCTGAACGAGCAGCGGGACATCATCGCGCTGATGGAGGTGAAGATGAAGGAGATGAAGGCGACCATCCGCCAGCTGCGGGTGGCTGAGGccaagctgcaggaggaggtgCGGGAGCGAGACCGGCTGCTGAGCAGCAGCCCGATGTCTGGGAACGCCCGGAAGAAAAACTGA
- the LOC102222713 gene encoding glucose-fructose oxidoreductase domain-containing protein 2: MLPGVGVFGTGSTARVLVPLLQAEGFEVHALWGRSEEEACCLAKELGIPFHTSRSDDVLLHQDVDLVCIYIPPSMTRQIAVKALGIGKNVVCEKAATAVDSFKMVTAARYYPQLLSMMGNTLRFLPAFVAMRQLLVEGYVRDIQVCDVRVYGPSLLDQSYGWTCEELMGGGGLHIVGSAIIDLLSYLTGTRAHRVHGLLRTFVQQNNLIRGIRRVTSDDFCFFQMLMGGTGSSGVCCTVTLNFNMPGSFVHEVMIVGSAGRLVARGTELYGQRNGSKCEELLLADAGGVGPEAKEMPRPHLQGLSSMVKALRQSFQAHEERRSWSRGPVASAPTFEDGLYVQTVVEAVKQSSSSGEWVCVEIMSQEPDPNHNLCEALQRNKN; the protein is encoded by the exons ATGTTGCCAGGAGTTGGTGTTTTTGGCACCGGGAGCACAGCCCGAGTGCTGGTCCCGCTGCTGCAAGCCGAGGGCTTTGAAGTCCATGCGCTTTGGGGACGAAGCGAAGAGGAAGCTTGCTGCTTGGCAAAGGAACTCGGCATCCCGTTTCACACCAGCCGATCCGACGACGTCCTCCTGCACCAAGACGTCGACCTGGTGTGCATCTATATTCCCCCCTCAATGACAAGACAAATTGCAGTCAAAGCACTGg GTATTGGTAAGAATGTCGTGTGTGAGAAAGCTGCAACCGCTGTTGACTCTTTCAAGATGGTGACTGCAGCCAGATACTACCCCCAGCTGCTGAGCATGATGGGTAACACCCTGCGCTTCCTGCCGGCCTTTGTGGCGATGCGACAGCTGCTGGTGGAGGGCTACGTCAGGGACATCCAGGTGTGTGACGTGCGGGTCTACGGTCCGAGCCTCCTGGACCAGTCGTACGGCTGGACCTGCGAGGAGCTGATGGGCGGCGGCGGGTTGCACATCGTGGGCTCCGCCATCATCGACCTGCTGAGTTACCTCACGGGAACCAGAGCTCACCGCGTGCACGGCTTACTGCGGACCTTTGTGCAACAGAACAACCTGATCCGAGGCATCCGCCGCGTCACCAGCGACGACTTTTGCTTCTTCCAAATGTTGATGGGTGGAACCGGATCCTCGGGCGTGTGCTGCACCGTGACCTTGAACTTCAACATGCCGGGGTCGTTCGTGCACGAGGTTATGATTGTCGGATCTGCCGGCAGGTTGGTCGCCAGGGGAACCGAGCTGTACGGCCAACGCAACGGGAGCAAATGCgaagagctgctgctggctgacGCCGGTGGCGTCGGACCGGAGGCGAAAGAGATGCCCCGCCCTCACCTGCAGGGGCTGAGCTCCATGGTGAAGGCGCTGAGACAGTCCTTCCAGGCTCACGAAGAGCGGCGGTCATGGTCACGAGGTCCGGTTGCCTCGGCGCCAACCTTCGAAGACGGCCTGTACGTGCAGACGGTGGTGGAGGCAGTGAAACAGTCCAGCAGCAGCGGGGAGTGGGTCTGCGTGGAGATCATGAGTCAGGAGCCGGACCCCAACCACAACCTGTGCGAGGcgctgcagagaaacaaaaactga
- the LOC102227966 gene encoding uncharacterized protein LOC102227966 isoform X2 produces MGPRKVKLDTYRKRSVVWSFFTDIDEGSVQCVLCNRYLHKKEHGSTTPMLRHLRLKHPTQVYRGMERDHGAAASHDHQHMEIDDEQIISVVVSVDDDESNTRTTPNDSDPSTAVSGLCETSPRGSLAHLIHEDDLGHIPNKQSRRRSLIWRLFEHLDNLNAARCRICMKKLHKSGGISNLRRHLVKRHPKVLSELLSTNHRPAVPSQDLNVASVSRESYIGTEPHPVKLVLDDGESHIMTTLNETDIPAINKLPGIPQGESAEKIIEAEDSNGDGTGGTMWDSGQKWFPVEVRVEDDSSDVMTPSIEPDAGHIINDNPDSLQEGLAQEAFHSEAGENSSERPQTKDRRRSVIWRHFERLESSEAAQCRICMRKLQCYDSGCTGNLHRHLSKRHPKVFSELGSNSLKQLSPDSNGHCGATESPLIKHELSAGLKISRHPEVEVRVFERELELIEALRRTQREEAQALQQQRELLERLQTVGAREAAAERETIESLRKAQQEEADELIRQREEMEKEKAELRKKWEELYQEKKEFSFLSKSKVTH; encoded by the exons ATGGGACCCCGAAAGGTAAAGCTGGACACATACCGTAAGAGAAGCGTGGTGTGGAGCTTTTTTACAGATATAGACGAAGGGTCGGTGCAGTGTGTGCTGTGTAATCGTTACCTTCATAAAAAGGAGCACGGCTCCACCACTCCGATGCTAAGACATCTGCGCCTCAAACACCCCACACAGGTCTACAGAGGGATGGAAAGAGACCACGGAGCTGCCGCCAGCCACGACCACCAGCATATGGAAATAGATGATGAACAGATCATCTCTG ttgtagTGTCAGTGGATGACGACGAATCCAACACCAGGACCACCCCGAATGATTCTGACCCCAGCACTGCTGTCAGTGGCCTCTGTGAGACTTCACCACGAGGCTCGCTAGCTCATCTTATACATGAAGATGATCTTGGCCACATTCCCAACAAGCAGTCGCGCAGGCGCAGCTTGATTTGGAGACTGTTTGAACATTTGGACAACTTGAACGCCGCTCGCTGCCGCATTTGCATGAAAAAGTTGCACAAAAGTGGCGGCATTAGCAACCTTCGTCGACACTTGGTAAAGAGGCACCCAAAGGTGCTTTCAGAGCTGCTGTCCACCAACCACCGCCCTGCTGTGCCCTCACAGGATCTAAATGTAGCCAGTGTCTCTCGTGAATCCTACATAGGAACAGAGCCCCATCCAG TAAAATTGGTTTTGGATGATGGGGAATCTCACATTATGACCACACTGAATGAAACTGATATTCCAGCGATAAACAAGCTTCCAGGCATACCACAAGGAGAATCAGCTGAGAAAATAATAGAAGCAGAG gatTCAAATGGTGATGGAACGGGGGGAACCATGTGGGACAGTGGACAGAAATGGTTTCCGG TGGAAGTTAGAGTGGAGGACGACAGCTCCGACGTCATGACCCCTTCTATCGAACCTGATGCCGGTCATATCATAAATGACAATCCCGACTCTTTGCAAGAAGGTTTGGCACAAGAAGCGTTTCATTCAGAGGCAGGTGAAAACTCCTCTGAGAGACCGCAGACCAAAGACCGCAGAAGGAGCGTGATCTGGAGGCACTTTGAGAGATTAGAGAGTTCAGAAGCAGCTCAGTGTCGCATTTGTATGAGGAAGCTGCAGTGCTACGACAGCGGCTGCACCGGTAATCTGCATCGGCATCTGTCAAAAAGACACCCGAAGGTGTTTTCTGAGCTGGGATCCAACTCACTCAAACAGTTGTCACCCGACTCAAATGGCCATTGTGGAGCAACCGAAAGTCCgttaataaaacatgaactgtCAG CTGGACTGAAGATCTCCAGGCACCCAGAGGTGGAGGTCAGGGTTTTTGAACGGGAGCTGGAGCTGATTGAAGCTCTGAGAAGAACGCAGAGGGAGGAGGCTCaggctctgcagcagcagcgggaGCTGCTGGAAAGGCTGCAGACAGTCGGCGCCAGAGAAGCCGCTGCAGAGAGGGAGACAATCGAGTCGCTGAGGAAAGCCCAGCAGGAGGAAGCCGACGAGTTGATCCGACAGAGAGAGGAGATGGAGAAGGAAAAGGCAGAGCTGCGGAAGAAGTGGGAAGAGCTCTACCAGGAAAAGAAAGAATTCTCTTTTCTCTCCAAAAGCAAAGTGACCCACTGA